From a single Lolium rigidum isolate FL_2022 chromosome 7, APGP_CSIRO_Lrig_0.1, whole genome shotgun sequence genomic region:
- the LOC124669460 gene encoding protein translation factor SUI1 homolog, giving the protein MSDLDVQIPTAFDPFAEANAGDAGAAAGTKDYVHVRIQQRNGRKSLTTVQGLKKEFSYSKILKDLKKEFCCNGTVVQDSELGQVIQLQGDQRKNVSNFLVQAGIVKKEHIKIHGF; this is encoded by the exons ATGTCTGATCTTGACGTTCAGATCCCAACTGCCTTTG ATCCCTTTGCTGAGGCGAATGCTGGGGACGCTGGTGCAGCGGCAGGAACAAAAGACTACGTTCATGTACGCATCCAGCAGCGTAATGGCCGCAAGAGTCTGACCACTGTCCAGGGTCTGAAGAAGGAATTCAGCTACAGTAAGATCCTCAAAGATCTGAAGAAAGAGTTCTGCTGCAATGGTACTGTTGTCCAGGACTCAGAGCTTGGTCAG GTCATTCAACTTCAGGGTGACCAGAGGAAGAACGTCTCAAATTTCCTCGTCCAG GCCGGCATTGTGAAAAAGGAGCACATCAAGATTCATGGTTTCTGA